The following are from one region of the Kwoniella dendrophila CBS 6074 chromosome 6, complete sequence genome:
- a CDS encoding 40S ribosomal protein S16: MSAVQTFGKKKTATAVAHVTPGRGLIRLNGSPISLVEPVVLRYKVYEPILVVGPEKLANLDIRLRVKGGGHVSQLYALRQAIAKGIVAFYAKNEDAASALELKKTLVAYDRSLLVADPRRMEPKKFGGRGARARRQKSYR, encoded by the exons ATGTCAGCCGTTCAAACTTTCGGCAAAAAGAAGACTGCCACCGCCGTGGCTCACGTCACCCCAGGTCGAGGTCTCATTAGATTAAATGGATCTCCTATCTCCCTCGTTGAACC TGTTGTCCTCCGATACAAAGTTTACGAACCAATCCTTGTTGTCGGTCCAGAGAAACTTGCCAACCTCGACATCAGACTTAGAGTAAAAGGTGGTGGTCACGTATCTCAATTATACGCTCTTAGACAAGCTATTGCCAAAGGTATCGTTGC ATTCTACGCCAAAAACGAAGATGCCGCCTCTGCTCTTGAATTAAAAAAGACTCTCGTCGCTTACGACAGATCCCTCCTCGTTGCTGACCCAAGAAGAATGGAACCAAAGAAATTCGGTGGTCGTGGTGCCAGAGCAAGACGACAAAAG TCTTACCGATAA
- a CDS encoding 50S ribosomal protein L4 codes for MKSAARLIPTLSQPLRSSARPISRTLLSRCVLAGPSTSSPRLYATTSSIPPSQQTTTSNLQEAVDADLVGLDENDIPSNINFEELSEEADESINNALGYGEEFSSIPKSRFDPILLPISSLASSTPTLPSESDLVVSLPPEIFAQPIRRDILHRCVVWYLSLLRSGTKTTKSRSTVNYSGRKLRPQKGTGRARVGDASSGTRRGGAPIHPIFAKDWSQDLPRKVRALGLKIALSSKLNSGLLRIVKDLNEGEWKGTNEASRALSNQVISTSTIKSDSNIENQIDLEPIIKSSAVKEEQEQGQEPISVEKNEGEEELQVINRFGNSKDLSILFLYSPYKLHDEGLNNFKRITKNLKGIEILSIEDVQVYHILKYKWLIMEGESIDFLTGTPESLETELEILPEQLTEEESKLSA; via the exons ATGAAATCCGCTGCTAGATTAATACCTACATTATCTCAA CCATTGAGATCCTCTGCACGACCTATATCACGTACTTTACTATCTAGATGTGTATTAGCTGGACCAAGTACATCATCACCTAGATTATATGCTACTACTTCAAGTATACCACCATCAcaacaaacaacaacatcaaacttACAAGAAGCAGTAGACGCTGATTTAGTAggattagatgaaaatgatattccatcaaatatcaatttcgaggaattatctgaagaagctgatgaaagtATAAATAATGCTTTAGGTTATGGAGAAG AATTCTCATCTATTCCTAAATCGCGATTCGATCCAATCTTattaccaatttcatctttagcttcttctacacctaCATTACCTTCAGAATCT GATCTCGTCGTATCTTTACCACCGGAAATTTTCGCTCAACCTATAAGAAGAGATATTTTACATAGATGTGTTGTTTGGTATTTATCACTTTTGAGATCT GGAACAAAAACAActaaatcaagatcaacagTAAACTATTCAGGTAGAAAACTTAGACCACAAAAAGGTACAGGTAGAGCGAGAGTGGGTGATGCATCAAGTGGAACAA GAAGAGGAGGTGCACCAATTCATCCAATTTTCGCTAAAGATTGGTCACAAGATTTACCTAGAAAAGTTAGAGCTTTAGGATTAAAAAttgcattatcatcaaaattgaattcaggtttattaAGAATTGTTAAAGATttaaatgaaggtgaatggaAAGGTACAAATGAAGCTTCAAGagcattatcaaatcaagtcatttcaacatcaacaatcaaatctgattctaatattgaaaatcaaattgatttagaaccaattatcaaatcttcCGCCgttaaagaagaacaagaacaaggtcaagaacCAATATCAGTAGAAAAaaatgaaggagaagaagaattacaagtaATAAATAGATTTggaaattcaaaagatttatcaattttatttttATATTCACCTTATAAATTACATGATGAAGGATTAAATAATTTCAAAAGAATAACAAAAAATTTAAAAGGTATAGaaatattatcaattgaagatgtacAAGTTTATCATATTTTAAAATATAAATGGTTAATTATGGAAGGTGAATCAATCGATTTCTTAACTGGTACACCAGAAAGTTtagaaactgaattagaaattttacctgaacaatTGACCGAGGAAgaatctaaattatctgCTTAG